In Sphingobacterium sp. PCS056, the following proteins share a genomic window:
- a CDS encoding ExbD/TolR family protein, translating to MNLRSRKNKPAAEVHTSALNDIMFFLMLFFLLASAVSNPQVVKLLLPKSSAGEQSVSKKTLTVSITSDLAYHVEKAVVPYEALEAAIQSQMKTGEELTIMMYVDNSVPIQNVISVMDIANKLKIKVVLATEPKKD from the coding sequence AATCTAAGAAGTAGAAAAAATAAACCAGCAGCAGAAGTACATACTTCTGCATTGAATGACATCATGTTCTTTCTGATGTTGTTCTTTTTGTTGGCATCTGCTGTCTCCAATCCGCAAGTAGTGAAGTTATTACTTCCAAAATCTAGCGCAGGAGAGCAGTCGGTATCGAAAAAAACATTGACGGTTTCTATTACATCGGATCTAGCTTATCATGTTGAAAAGGCAGTTGTGCCCTATGAAGCATTAGAAGCTGCAATCCAGTCACAAATGAAAACGGGAGAGGAATTGACTATTATGATGTATGTAGACAATAGTGTGCCTATTCAGAATGTGATTTCAGTAATGGATATTGCCAACAAATTAAAGATAAAAGTTGTTTTGGCAACAGAACCAAAGAAAGATTAA
- a CDS encoding energy transducer TonB, which yields MAYHLQHEENNFPKALGISTAIMGILVLIGFFVIFGTKTPDEYGMGGMIVNYGTAEEGMGDDYMSVEEPSVDPNANHVKPDRVVPEEIPTPTPSQQVADKAVVTQDVEDAPAVTKSSKPVKTVAPETTKEVKDSKPTVNSNALYKGKKNNGTGSGDGTGSVPGNQGSKLGDPLASNYGEGGSGNGNMMLSIENRSFTQRPQIDDNGQQAGKVAVEFRVNQSGVIIYARAGVKGTTITDPGLLEKCERAVRGARLNQLANAPDSQTGRIVFNFKLR from the coding sequence ATGGCTTACCATCTTCAACATGAGGAAAATAACTTCCCAAAAGCGCTAGGGATTTCTACTGCTATTATGGGGATTTTGGTATTGATAGGTTTCTTTGTCATTTTTGGCACCAAGACACCTGATGAATACGGTATGGGTGGCATGATTGTCAATTATGGTACAGCAGAAGAAGGCATGGGTGACGATTACATGAGTGTGGAAGAGCCCTCGGTAGATCCCAATGCTAATCATGTAAAACCTGATCGCGTCGTTCCGGAAGAGATTCCTACACCAACACCTTCACAGCAAGTCGCAGATAAAGCTGTCGTAACACAAGATGTAGAAGATGCACCTGCAGTGACCAAATCTTCAAAACCAGTCAAAACAGTAGCTCCTGAAACCACTAAAGAAGTCAAGGATAGTAAACCTACTGTTAACTCAAACGCCCTTTATAAAGGTAAAAAGAATAATGGTACAGGTTCTGGTGACGGGACAGGTTCCGTACCTGGTAACCAAGGAAGTAAATTGGGAGATCCTTTAGCGAGTAATTATGGTGAAGGTGGTTCTGGTAACGGTAATATGATGCTTTCGATTGAAAACCGAAGCTTTACACAGCGACCTCAGATTGATGACAATGGACAGCAGGCAGGAAAGGTAGCAGTAGAGTTCCGTGTTAACCAATCTGGAGTGATCATCTATGCCCGTGCGGGTGTAAAGGGTACAACCATTACGGATCCAGGTTTGTTGGAAAAATGTGAAAGAGCTGTTCGTGGAGCTCGATTGAATCAATTGGCAAATGCACCTGACTCCCAAACAGGTAGAATTGTATTCAATTTTAAGTTAAGATAA
- a CDS encoding bifunctional folylpolyglutamate synthase/dihydrofolate synthase, with product MQNYNEVIEYLYARLPMFTRDGASAYKKDLDNTLALLDALGNPQHQFKSIHIAGTNGKGSSSHMLASIFAEAGYKTALYTSPHLLDFRERIRINGQMVDEQFVIDFVHNQQALIEQIQPSFFEVTVAMAFDYFAKMQVDIAIIEVGLGGRLDSTNVIQPLISLITNIGFDHMNMLGNTLAEIAFEKAGIIKHDTPVVVSEYNEETAPVFVKKAEQEQASLEFASEKLQSSIIAVNEDYLQIDVVNLQGQTEQYELDLKGSYQSKNILGVLQIVDQMRKLGYDLPLASVKNGLRKVQSFTGLQGRWQTLSKDPFVICDTGHNEDGIREVLKNLDKTSFRQLHFVIGAMKDKDLGHMLPLLPKDAIYYFSNPDMPRAMPSVELAAEAHQLGLKGNAYGPVVKAFEAAKEHYQKGDLIFVGGSNFVVSEVLLQLK from the coding sequence ATGCAAAATTATAATGAGGTAATCGAGTATTTATATGCTCGATTACCTATGTTTACCCGTGATGGAGCTTCTGCATATAAAAAGGATTTAGATAATACTTTAGCACTGCTTGATGCTTTGGGCAATCCGCAGCATCAATTCAAGTCTATCCATATCGCAGGAACTAACGGAAAGGGATCATCATCCCATATGTTAGCCTCAATTTTTGCAGAAGCAGGGTATAAAACAGCCCTGTATACTTCCCCACATTTATTGGATTTTAGGGAACGTATCCGTATTAACGGGCAAATGGTCGACGAACAATTTGTGATCGATTTTGTCCATAACCAGCAAGCATTAATCGAACAGATTCAGCCGTCATTTTTTGAAGTGACCGTGGCTATGGCATTTGATTATTTTGCAAAAATGCAAGTCGATATCGCAATTATCGAAGTGGGTTTGGGTGGACGATTAGATTCCACTAATGTGATCCAGCCTTTAATCTCCCTGATTACCAATATCGGCTTTGACCATATGAACATGCTTGGAAATACCCTCGCAGAAATTGCATTTGAAAAAGCAGGTATAATCAAACATGATACTCCAGTTGTCGTTTCAGAATACAATGAAGAGACAGCTCCGGTATTTGTAAAAAAAGCTGAACAGGAACAGGCATCGCTTGAGTTTGCTTCTGAAAAACTGCAATCGAGCATAATAGCAGTCAACGAAGACTATTTGCAGATTGATGTGGTCAACCTACAAGGTCAGACAGAACAGTACGAACTGGATTTAAAAGGAAGTTATCAATCTAAAAATATCTTAGGTGTTTTGCAGATCGTTGATCAGATGCGTAAGCTAGGGTATGATCTGCCGCTTGCATCCGTTAAAAATGGTTTGCGAAAAGTACAATCCTTTACGGGACTTCAAGGACGTTGGCAAACATTGTCAAAAGATCCATTTGTTATCTGTGACACTGGGCATAATGAAGATGGAATCAGGGAAGTATTAAAGAATTTGGATAAGACAAGCTTTAGACAATTGCATTTTGTGATAGGAGCAATGAAGGATAAGGATTTGGGGCATATGTTGCCACTCTTACCAAAAGATGCAATTTATTATTTTAGTAACCCCGATATGCCAAGAGCAATGCCCTCCGTGGAACTGGCAGCGGAAGCACATCAATTGGGATTAAAAGGTAATGCTTATGGTCCGGTAGTAAAGGCTTTTGAAGCTGCTAAGGAGCACTATCAAAAAGGAGATTTAATCTTTGTTGGCGGAAGTAATTTTGTAGTGTCAGAAGTACTCTTACAGCTCAAATAG
- a CDS encoding asparaginase: protein MRNIFIIYTGGTIGMVKDETGTFVPFDFELIKRNLPDLSRLDYKLTVHSFDPIIDSSNMKPEIWIEMAQIIKDNYDEYDGFVILHGSDTMSFSASVLSFMLEGLQKPVILSGSQLPIGEIRTDARENMMTALEIASTKHFGISMIQEVCILFDNKLFRGNRSFKYNSAKFEAFRSPNYPVLVEAGIHLQYNQDALLNNSGKEFILHTKLDDRVAVLKLFPGISASTIKAVLNSDVRSIVMETFGSGNTTTDQWFLDLLKEAIDNGKNILNISQCKVGSVELGRYETSTGLKAIGVLNGYDMTFEAAVTKLMYLQGELEDQKEVAYWVEKNIRGELTVND, encoded by the coding sequence ATGCGTAACATATTTATCATATACACAGGTGGCACCATCGGAATGGTCAAAGATGAAACCGGAACCTTTGTTCCATTCGACTTTGAATTGATCAAACGTAATCTTCCGGATTTGAGTCGTTTAGACTATAAATTGACGGTACATTCATTTGATCCAATTATTGACTCATCAAACATGAAGCCTGAAATATGGATTGAGATGGCGCAGATTATCAAAGATAATTATGATGAATATGATGGTTTTGTGATTTTACATGGATCAGATACGATGTCCTTTTCGGCATCTGTGCTTAGTTTTATGTTAGAAGGATTGCAAAAGCCCGTTATTTTATCGGGATCCCAATTGCCTATCGGTGAAATTCGTACTGATGCACGTGAGAATATGATGACAGCATTGGAAATCGCTTCTACTAAACATTTTGGCATATCCATGATTCAGGAAGTCTGCATTTTATTTGATAATAAATTATTTAGAGGAAACCGATCATTTAAATATAATTCAGCTAAATTTGAGGCATTCCGATCGCCCAACTACCCTGTTCTTGTAGAAGCGGGCATACACTTACAATATAATCAAGATGCACTCTTAAATAACAGTGGCAAAGAGTTTATTTTGCACACTAAACTAGATGATCGGGTAGCGGTATTAAAACTTTTTCCAGGAATAAGCGCTAGTACAATTAAAGCTGTGCTCAATTCCGATGTTCGCTCCATTGTGATGGAAACTTTCGGTTCAGGTAATACTACGACAGATCAATGGTTCTTGGATCTATTAAAAGAAGCGATAGATAATGGTAAGAACATTCTGAATATATCGCAATGTAAAGTCGGTTCGGTCGAATTGGGAAGATATGAGACCAGCACAGGATTAAAAGCTATTGGTGTGCTCAATGGATACGACATGACATTTGAAGCGGCTGTAACCAAGCTCATGTATCTTCAAGGAGAGCTTGAAGACCAAAAAGAAGTTGCTTATTGGGTCGAAAAAAATATTAGAGGTGAATTGACGGTCAATGACTAG
- a CDS encoding TatD family hydrolase, with protein sequence MLLTDTHTHIYYHVDSNTLAEQMQRCFDNDIQRLFLPNVNSASISAVMKTVDAYPANCFPMLGLHPCDVKENYQEELAQIYTALQQHQVYAIGEIGLDLYWDKSTLEIQKDAFRQQVQWAKDLHLPIDIHCREAFDELFELLEELKDEKLFGVLHCFTGNFEQAQQAIDLGFALGIGGVVTFKKAGLDEVVKQIDLKHIVLETDAPYLAPVPFRGKQNESSYLYYIAQKIADLKEVSIADVAAITTENSQRIFGI encoded by the coding sequence ATGTTATTAACAGATACCCATACCCATATATACTACCACGTCGATAGCAATACATTAGCAGAACAGATGCAACGTTGTTTTGATAACGATATACAGCGCTTATTTCTTCCTAATGTGAATAGCGCATCTATTTCAGCCGTGATGAAGACTGTAGATGCTTATCCTGCAAATTGTTTTCCAATGCTCGGTCTACATCCATGCGATGTAAAAGAAAACTATCAGGAGGAATTAGCGCAGATCTATACCGCATTACAACAGCATCAAGTCTACGCCATTGGGGAAATTGGTCTTGATCTCTACTGGGACAAATCGACCTTAGAAATTCAAAAGGATGCCTTCCGCCAACAGGTGCAATGGGCTAAAGACCTCCATTTACCTATAGATATTCATTGCCGTGAAGCTTTTGACGAACTATTTGAATTGTTGGAGGAGTTGAAAGATGAGAAGCTTTTCGGTGTCTTACATTGTTTCACAGGTAACTTTGAACAAGCACAACAGGCGATTGATCTCGGATTTGCATTGGGAATCGGCGGAGTGGTTACCTTCAAAAAAGCTGGCCTGGATGAAGTGGTTAAACAAATTGATCTGAAACATATCGTTTTAGAAACAGATGCCCCTTATTTGGCACCTGTTCCCTTTAGAGGAAAGCAAAACGAAAGCAGCTACTTATACTATATCGCGCAGAAAATCGCAGACCTAAAAGAGGTATCAATAGCAGATGTGGCAGCAATAACAACTGAAAACTCACAAAGAATATTTGGAATCTAA
- a CDS encoding FKBP-type peptidyl-prolyl cis-trans isomerase, which produces MKKSILLLASAGFLFTACQNFKKAEGGLEYKIAKDAGADKAVSGDLLSVDMVVKTDRDSLLNSTYDAGIPQIVQLYPDSIIKQNPGDPTGLFKFVGEGDSLVFKIDLDSVAAKTQQPKPAFADKYIIYTLKVQKHFKKGKLTDQQLGEQVTKYFEEQTAKLKGAEAGKVEAYLKNNKLEPKKTASGLQYVITKQGTGKNAVVGDTVVVNYIGKLTNEKVFDTNQADLAKKHKVFNPQRPYEALRLHLGVDGVITGWTEAFQLLNKGSKATLVIPSALAYGERNAGQIPPYAPLVFDVEVVDIIPGKAPAAAPTPIPATTTAPATTTTPVKK; this is translated from the coding sequence ATGAAGAAATCAATTCTATTATTGGCGTCAGCAGGATTCTTATTCACTGCTTGCCAAAATTTCAAAAAGGCTGAGGGCGGCCTAGAGTACAAAATCGCTAAAGATGCTGGTGCTGATAAAGCTGTATCTGGTGATTTATTATCAGTAGACATGGTTGTTAAGACTGATAGAGATTCATTATTAAATAGTACTTACGATGCTGGGATTCCACAGATCGTACAATTATATCCAGATAGTATCATCAAACAAAATCCAGGAGATCCAACAGGTTTATTCAAATTTGTAGGTGAAGGTGATAGTTTGGTATTCAAAATCGATTTAGATTCTGTAGCTGCTAAAACACAACAACCAAAACCAGCATTTGCTGACAAATATATCATCTATACGTTGAAAGTTCAAAAACACTTCAAAAAAGGTAAATTGACTGATCAACAATTGGGTGAGCAAGTAACGAAATACTTTGAAGAGCAAACTGCAAAGTTAAAAGGCGCTGAAGCTGGAAAAGTTGAAGCTTACTTAAAAAATAATAAATTGGAACCAAAGAAAACAGCTTCTGGTTTACAATATGTGATTACTAAACAAGGAACAGGTAAAAATGCTGTTGTTGGCGATACGGTAGTTGTTAATTACATTGGTAAATTGACTAACGAAAAAGTATTTGATACGAATCAAGCAGATTTAGCTAAAAAACATAAAGTTTTCAATCCACAAAGACCTTATGAAGCATTACGTTTACATTTAGGTGTGGATGGTGTGATCACAGGTTGGACTGAGGCATTCCAATTATTGAACAAAGGTTCAAAAGCAACTTTGGTTATTCCTTCAGCATTAGCTTATGGTGAGCGCAATGCAGGACAAATTCCTCCATATGCACCTTTAGTTTTTGATGTAGAGGTTGTTGATATTATCCCTGGAAAAGCACCTGCTGCTGCTCCAACTCCAATTCCAGCTACTACAACTGCACCGGCTACTACAACTACGCCAGTTAAAAAATAA
- a CDS encoding DHH family phosphoesterase: protein MLTSEQLKTLLSEPKRIVITTHYKPDGDALGSSLGLFYWLKAHKHDVSLIVPSDFPAFLDWLPGLEHVRIYTREVQENQQLIADAEIIFCLDFNGLGRIHDMAVPVEKATGLKCMIDHHLEPQGFHDYAYWDPKAAATAQLIFRFITEEMQDEENISADMATCLYTGIMTDTGSFRFRSTTSEIHRIIASLIDCGAQNWAIHESIYNSSSEGRLKFLGYCLLNRLEVFPEYNTAMIYVTQADLKSFEVITGDTEGLVNYALSIKGIRLAALIIDRTEQIKLSLRSIGDVPCNEICKIYFNGGGHLNASGGNSHDDLQTVIDTFKSALPNYKEILTK, encoded by the coding sequence ATGCTGACATCAGAACAACTAAAGACACTTTTATCCGAACCTAAAAGAATTGTAATCACGACGCACTATAAGCCAGATGGCGATGCGCTTGGTTCTTCATTAGGTCTATTTTATTGGCTGAAAGCCCATAAACATGATGTAAGCCTTATCGTTCCTTCCGACTTTCCGGCCTTTTTAGACTGGCTTCCAGGTCTGGAACATGTGCGCATCTATACCAGAGAGGTGCAAGAAAATCAACAATTAATTGCTGATGCAGAAATCATCTTTTGCTTAGATTTCAATGGCCTTGGCCGTATCCACGACATGGCAGTTCCTGTAGAAAAAGCAACCGGTCTTAAATGCATGATCGATCATCATTTGGAACCACAAGGTTTTCATGATTATGCTTACTGGGACCCCAAAGCTGCTGCAACAGCACAATTGATTTTTAGATTTATCACAGAGGAAATGCAGGATGAAGAAAACATATCTGCAGATATGGCGACTTGCTTATATACTGGTATTATGACCGATACCGGTTCATTCCGTTTCCGTTCTACAACTTCAGAGATCCACCGCATTATCGCAAGCTTAATTGACTGTGGGGCTCAAAACTGGGCTATCCATGAATCAATTTACAACAGCTCTTCTGAAGGAAGATTAAAATTCTTAGGATATTGCCTACTTAATCGTTTAGAGGTATTCCCAGAGTACAATACCGCTATGATTTATGTCACGCAAGCAGATCTAAAAAGCTTTGAGGTGATCACAGGAGATACTGAAGGACTTGTCAATTATGCCTTATCGATAAAGGGAATTCGTTTAGCTGCATTAATTATTGACAGAACTGAACAAATTAAATTATCTTTGCGCTCAATTGGTGATGTTCCTTGTAATGAAATCTGTAAAATCTATTTCAATGGCGGTGGACATCTCAATGCATCAGGAGGAAATTCGCACGATGATCTACAAACGGTTATCGATACATTTAAATCTGCATTACCAAATTATAAAGAAATATTAACAAAATAA
- a CDS encoding PQQ-binding-like beta-propeller repeat protein has product MRNTIIVTVLLFIAVVAASIYYFSDSSSRQENATKALQYLPEDTYFITAFRNNETTDTIFQHFELFEAIQGKQDFDNLKTLKQDFLSSEALKAKVQDVEIILSYHPSTSGIATLYTVALNEKLNNKSLEAIFQGIDKKYKQNHTDTLGHRIYSFDKGIKDSILYCTLYENILFASYQRPIIYQVMDKKVKKLDSKQIEFFIEQNSKNTPLSLYFNNHQLAAFAKKIMRPKFGVYLNQIDSLQGSTAWNLNFKDDALIFKGETKLDLNHHQYLHLFANQSPQVQTLANFLPKNTASYINYSLSNITSFHSGLNDLFAYRKEADKIKSHQKLIENEGKVIFQSDILSLWNDEFAIAELDNEAMLGLVSLADSTKFVETAKKISSNQGDDIYQFDYSNILYSSFGDPFKTFQRPYFTRIGKVLVIANQTGILRKYRQAYFDNQMMSGTAIFKNHSAIQSNRANVTFYIEPETAKNTIINNLKSEYAKDFRDKEQFGYQNFYSTSFQLSGNEGEFVSGFYALYKSKNRLGGTAEWTFQLNSKLINNPWVFNQTENSKFILVQEQDHTVYALSPSGKELWKTLFQGEILGQPIQLQDRSILLNTRSRLYRFSPDGKLLPGFSIGLENNASAGLILSTFNNEKRIYIPCSNQIAAYDLTGKKIENWKNPTVDSKILYDLKATTIANQHYIIAATSQGSVYFFNEIGSLVNKQELNTNGQTLKNPIGLITTSDKKNSFVIVPATQGEIIKVPFDGEPIKSKIGDWGSNFTFNFEDVSGSADKDYVVLSDNNLTVYNQKDNSKYFEYKFVDEVSNRPNFFKVTNNNDLVAVGTNNRMIYIFSEDGLVRNGFPVEGLSKFYFGPIDFGNNASYLISSKRDHKLYAYKF; this is encoded by the coding sequence ATGAGAAATACAATTATTGTTACTGTCTTACTATTTATAGCCGTAGTTGCGGCTTCCATCTATTACTTCTCCGACAGCAGCAGCAGGCAAGAAAATGCGACAAAAGCACTTCAATATTTACCGGAAGACACTTATTTTATTACTGCCTTCAGAAACAACGAAACAACAGATACTATATTTCAACATTTTGAATTATTTGAAGCTATTCAAGGAAAACAAGATTTTGACAACCTCAAAACATTAAAACAAGATTTTCTTAGCTCAGAAGCCCTAAAAGCAAAGGTGCAAGATGTCGAAATTATTCTTTCTTACCACCCCAGTACATCTGGAATAGCAACCTTATATACAGTAGCCTTAAATGAAAAATTAAACAACAAGTCATTAGAAGCTATCTTTCAAGGAATTGATAAGAAATATAAACAAAATCATACAGACACTTTAGGCCATCGCATCTATAGTTTTGATAAAGGAATTAAAGACTCTATTTTATATTGTACACTGTATGAGAATATACTTTTCGCGAGTTACCAACGCCCCATTATTTATCAAGTAATGGATAAAAAAGTTAAAAAATTAGATTCTAAACAAATTGAGTTTTTTATTGAACAGAATAGTAAAAATACTCCTTTAAGTCTATATTTCAATAATCATCAACTTGCAGCATTTGCGAAAAAAATCATGCGCCCTAAGTTTGGTGTATATCTGAATCAAATCGATTCTCTACAAGGATCTACTGCATGGAATTTGAATTTCAAGGATGATGCTCTAATTTTTAAGGGAGAAACAAAGCTAGATTTGAACCATCATCAATACCTTCATCTTTTCGCTAATCAATCGCCACAGGTACAAACTCTGGCTAACTTTTTACCAAAAAACACCGCTTCTTATATCAACTATAGCCTCTCCAATATTACTAGCTTTCATAGTGGTCTGAATGATTTATTTGCCTATCGAAAAGAGGCTGACAAAATAAAAAGCCACCAGAAATTAATTGAAAATGAAGGAAAGGTGATTTTTCAATCCGATATATTATCGCTGTGGAACGATGAGTTTGCTATTGCAGAACTGGACAATGAGGCCATGCTTGGTTTAGTCAGTCTAGCGGATAGTACTAAATTTGTAGAAACGGCTAAAAAAATAAGTAGCAATCAAGGTGATGATATTTACCAGTTTGACTACTCCAATATTTTATATTCAAGTTTTGGAGATCCATTCAAAACTTTCCAGCGTCCTTACTTTACCAGAATAGGTAAAGTGCTTGTGATTGCAAATCAAACTGGAATTTTACGCAAGTATCGTCAAGCCTATTTCGATAACCAAATGATGTCTGGAACTGCCATCTTCAAAAATCATAGTGCGATTCAGAGTAACCGGGCAAATGTGACATTTTATATTGAACCTGAGACGGCTAAAAATACCATCATAAACAACTTGAAATCAGAGTATGCCAAAGATTTTAGGGATAAAGAGCAATTTGGCTATCAAAACTTTTATTCAACATCTTTTCAATTAAGTGGCAATGAGGGTGAATTTGTTTCAGGTTTCTATGCGCTTTACAAATCTAAAAATCGTCTTGGAGGTACCGCAGAATGGACGTTTCAGTTGAACTCTAAATTGATCAATAATCCATGGGTCTTTAATCAAACAGAAAATAGCAAATTCATATTAGTACAAGAACAAGATCATACTGTATATGCTCTTAGTCCTTCGGGAAAAGAATTATGGAAGACTTTATTTCAGGGAGAAATCTTAGGACAACCGATACAATTGCAAGATCGGAGCATATTATTGAACACCAGAAGTCGCCTCTACCGATTTTCACCTGATGGCAAATTACTTCCTGGTTTTTCTATAGGTTTAGAAAATAATGCCTCCGCAGGATTGATATTATCAACTTTCAATAATGAGAAAAGGATTTATATCCCATGCTCCAATCAAATTGCTGCGTATGACCTTACTGGTAAAAAAATCGAAAATTGGAAAAACCCTACCGTTGATAGTAAAATTTTATATGATCTAAAAGCAACTACCATTGCCAATCAACATTATATTATCGCTGCAACGAGTCAAGGATCGGTATATTTCTTTAATGAAATAGGAAGCCTAGTCAATAAACAAGAACTCAATACCAATGGTCAGACCTTAAAGAATCCAATTGGATTAATTACGACTTCTGACAAGAAAAATTCTTTCGTTATCGTTCCGGCAACTCAAGGAGAAATAATTAAAGTACCATTTGACGGTGAGCCTATCAAATCAAAAATAGGTGACTGGGGATCAAATTTCACCTTCAATTTTGAAGATGTGAGCGGTAGTGCAGATAAAGATTATGTCGTGCTTAGTGACAACAATCTAACGGTTTACAATCAGAAAGACAATAGTAAATATTTTGAATATAAATTTGTAGATGAAGTGAGCAATAGACCCAACTTCTTCAAGGTGACGAACAACAATGATCTTGTCGCTGTCGGCACGAATAATCGCATGATCTATATCTTTAGTGAAGATGGATTGGTCAGAAATGGTTTTCCTGTCGAGGGCCTATCCAAATTCTATTTTGGGCCTATTGATTTTGGGAATAATGCCTCGTATTTAATTAGCTCTAAACGAGATCACAAACTTTACGCTTACAAGTTTTAA
- a CDS encoding DUF423 domain-containing protein — translation MNKRIILVAAFFGALAVILGAFGAHGLEGKISEQHIETWKTANQYHFYHTLALLFLSTFSRAKTASIRVSFIAFIIGLLFFSGSLYLLSVREITGFGNPAILGPITPLGGVAFIVGWSALFVAALKNKS, via the coding sequence ATGAATAAGAGAATCATCCTAGTGGCTGCATTTTTTGGTGCACTAGCTGTTATTTTAGGCGCTTTTGGAGCACATGGTTTAGAAGGAAAGATAAGTGAACAACATATCGAAACTTGGAAAACCGCTAATCAGTATCATTTTTACCATACGTTGGCCTTGTTGTTCTTATCAACTTTTTCAAGAGCAAAAACAGCATCCATTCGTGTATCATTTATTGCTTTTATAATTGGATTGCTTTTCTTTTCAGGATCGTTATATCTGCTCAGTGTACGGGAGATCACAGGTTTCGGCAATCCAGCTATTTTAGGCCCTATCACACCTTTAGGTGGAGTAGCCTTTATTGTCGGATGGTCAGCCTTGTTTGTCGCCGCTCTAAAAAATAAATCATAG